One Simonsiella muelleri ATCC 29453 DNA window includes the following coding sequences:
- a CDS encoding recombination protein NinG, with translation MATRKCKVCKIEFEKQQPLQFVCSPKCGIEYTKIQNAKKAEKERLQNQRLQRAKKRELETIPELTRKAQAAFNRFIRLRDRFKPCISCSKPNNGTSNTFDAGHYRSVGSAAHLRFDENNVHGQCKKCNQYLSGNAVAYRAGLINRIGLAAVEALEANHTPRKWSKDELRNLAALYRQKCRELE, from the coding sequence ATGGCAACGCGTAAATGCAAAGTTTGCAAAATTGAATTTGAGAAACAACAGCCGTTGCAATTTGTGTGCAGCCCAAAATGCGGTATTGAGTACACCAAAATTCAAAATGCTAAAAAAGCAGAAAAAGAACGGTTGCAAAATCAACGGTTGCAACGCGCAAAAAAGCGTGAACTGGAAACAATACCCGAATTAACACGCAAGGCGCAGGCTGCCTTTAACCGTTTTATCCGATTGCGCGACCGTTTCAAGCCGTGCATCTCATGTAGCAAGCCAAACAATGGCACATCAAACACGTTTGATGCTGGACATTATCGCAGTGTTGGCAGCGCAGCACATTTGCGATTTGATGAAAACAATGTTCACGGTCAATGTAAAAAATGCAATCAATATTTAAGTGGCAACGCGGTAGCCTATCGTGCTGGTTTAATTAATCGTATTGGTTTGGCAGCAGTTGAAGCGTTGGAAGCGAACCATACACCGCGTAAATGGAGCAAAGACGAATTGAGAAACTTGGCGGCGTTGTATCGCCAAAAATGCCGTGAATTGGAATGA
- a CDS encoding recombination protein NinB, producing the protein MSDKFIRKFGKENRRAIMTTAWEVSGSLTDDGKRAMITIEPITRSHEQNAKLHAMLADIATQKLFNGKKLAVEQWKMLFVSGHSIATGGQAEMAIGLEGEVVNLRESTAKMSVSRCASLIEYIQAWGAMNDVRFRAKWD; encoded by the coding sequence ATGTCCGACAAATTTATCCGCAAATTCGGCAAAGAAAACCGCCGCGCAATCATGACAACGGCTTGGGAGGTTTCAGGCAGCCTCACTGATGACGGTAAGCGTGCGATGATAACCATTGAACCAATTACGCGGAGCCATGAACAAAACGCCAAACTTCACGCGATGCTTGCCGATATTGCCACACAAAAGCTGTTCAACGGTAAAAAGCTGGCTGTTGAACAATGGAAAATGTTATTTGTGAGCGGACACAGCATTGCAACAGGTGGACAAGCTGAAATGGCAATTGGGTTAGAGGGCGAAGTCGTGAACTTGCGCGAAAGCACTGCAAAGATGAGCGTAAGCCGTTGCGCAAGTTTGATTGAATATATTCAAGCATGGGGCGCGATGAACGATGTCCGCTTTCGGGCGAAATGGGACTGA
- a CDS encoding helix-turn-helix domain-containing protein: MFQRKHTREELKFAMILGKNIRKAREEMNMNLQEVSTHLRYPKSKLSEIENGKKIPNAVLMGQLSELFEVSVSYFYTGNETDVGIEKYFDVARMFHSFKTELNAHVALKIKQFCIHAFPNQSASEELIHEVEEFTKQSRRMIANNNAPDGAWQEMKGGTNFEIKLGHLESKLLMAKDAMNLQKRAKKQLDENTQLELDL, from the coding sequence ATGTTCCAACGAAAACATACGCGCGAAGAATTAAAATTTGCCATGATTTTAGGCAAAAATATCCGCAAAGCGCGTGAAGAAATGAATATGAATTTGCAAGAAGTTTCCACTCATTTGCGATACCCAAAATCAAAACTATCGGAAATAGAAAATGGTAAAAAAATTCCTAATGCCGTCTTGATGGGTCAGTTATCAGAACTTTTTGAAGTGAGCGTATCTTATTTCTACACAGGCAACGAAACAGATGTCGGGATTGAAAAATATTTTGATGTAGCGAGAATGTTTCATTCTTTCAAAACCGAGTTGAACGCCCATGTAGCTTTGAAAATTAAGCAATTTTGTATTCACGCCTTTCCAAATCAAAGCGCGAGTGAAGAATTGATTCATGAGGTTGAAGAATTCACAAAACAATCGCGACGCATGATTGCCAATAATAATGCACCTGATGGCGCATGGCAAGAAATGAAAGGTGGCACAAATTTTGAAATCAAATTGGGACATCTTGAAAGCAAATTACTCATGGCTAAAGATGCCATGAATTTACAAAAACGTGCTAAGAAACAATTAGATGAAAATACACAATTGGAGTTAGATTTGTGA
- a CDS encoding terminase small subunit, translating into MKEKKLSPKQQRFVNEYMIDLNAKQAAIRAGYSERTAEQGAAQLLRNIKVLEQVRIAQAAKAKRNELNADEVLNDLRELRDMCMGRKPVKISQKQKDEDGNVFYEEVEITQFDANGANRSLELLGKHLSLWTEKIDLNVGVSDDVLEKMAQMEEQSRQQSIILAKKINERHNGNA; encoded by the coding sequence GTGAAAGAAAAAAAATTAAGTCCAAAGCAACAAAGATTTGTTAATGAATATATGATTGATTTGAATGCTAAACAAGCCGCTATTCGCGCTGGGTATTCAGAGAGAACAGCTGAACAAGGCGCAGCACAATTATTGAGAAATATTAAGGTATTAGAACAAGTTAGGATTGCCCAAGCCGCCAAAGCCAAACGCAATGAATTAAATGCCGACGAAGTATTGAACGATTTGAGAGAATTGCGCGATATGTGCATGGGTCGTAAGCCTGTCAAAATCAGTCAAAAACAAAAAGACGAAGACGGTAACGTCTTTTATGAGGAAGTTGAAATCACACAATTTGATGCGAACGGCGCAAACAGATCACTCGAATTGTTGGGCAAACATTTGAGTTTGTGGACTGAAAAAATTGATTTGAATGTTGGTGTTTCAGATGACGTATTGGAAAAAATGGCGCAAATGGAAGAGCAATCTCGTCAGCAATCCATCATTTTGGCGAAAAAAATTAATGAACGGCATAATGGGAACGCGTGA
- a CDS encoding Rha family transcriptional regulator translates to MMNFLELVQRNGNEVQTDSRLIAKAFDKRHDNVIYAIENLDCSPEFAALNFKESYEISELANGRPVKYYHVTEKGAMLLIMGFSGSKAMNVKEAFIEAFATMREQLSLYRELCELHALRDAKFTEASECGRGLAHWAREKSRLNMMIKQREQKIQPRLFE, encoded by the coding sequence ATGATGAATTTTTTAGAATTGGTGCAACGCAATGGTAACGAAGTGCAAACCGATAGCCGTTTGATTGCCAAAGCGTTTGATAAACGACACGATAATGTCATTTACGCAATTGAAAATTTGGATTGTTCGCCTGAATTTGCTGCCCTTAATTTTAAGGAGAGCTATGAAATCAGTGAGTTAGCGAATGGTCGCCCTGTGAAATATTATCATGTCACCGAAAAAGGCGCGATGTTATTGATTATGGGATTTTCAGGCAGCAAAGCGATGAATGTGAAAGAAGCATTCATTGAAGCATTTGCCACCATGCGAGAACAGTTGAGTTTATATCGTGAACTATGCGAATTGCACGCCTTGCGTGATGCCAAATTTACAGAAGCATCGGAATGTGGGCGCGGTTTAGCGCATTGGGCGCGTGAAAAATCGCGTTTGAATATGATGATTAAGCAGCGTGAACAAAAAATCCAACCGCGCCTATTTGAATAA
- a CDS encoding DNA adenine methylase: MNYTQAPLPFTGQKRRFLNHFKTLLKQHIPNDGDGWTIVDAFGGSGLLAHTAKQVLPKARVIYNDFDGYTERLKNINDTNQLRKIIFDLTRDYPLKQKLPETLKKTIQATLQTFGGYIDLDCVASWILFSSRQTTDLNDLIYNHTYFNNVRLSDYPSADGYLDSVEVVSKSYHELLPEFQDNSKALLVLDPPYVSTAQGAYRKAGYFGMVEFLRLMRLVRPPFVFFSSTRSELLDYLDLIVNEKAEGWQNLQDYQKISVHITMNKTAHYEDNMIYKFQAA, from the coding sequence ATGAATTACACACAAGCCCCCTTACCCTTTACAGGACAAAAACGCCGATTTTTAAATCACTTTAAAACGTTATTAAAACAGCATATTCCGAATGATGGCGATGGCTGGACAATTGTTGATGCCTTTGGTGGCTCGGGATTATTGGCTCACACCGCAAAACAAGTTTTACCAAAAGCTCGTGTGATTTACAATGATTTTGATGGTTATACCGAAAGACTGAAAAATATCAATGATACCAATCAATTACGCAAAATCATTTTTGATTTAACCAGAGATTATCCGCTCAAGCAAAAGCTGCCTGAAACGCTGAAAAAGACCATTCAGGCTACCTTACAAACATTTGGCGGCTATATTGATTTGGATTGCGTGGCGAGTTGGATTTTGTTTAGCAGTCGGCAAACAACTGATTTAAATGATTTAATATACAATCATACTTATTTTAATAATGTGCGATTGAGTGATTATCCCAGCGCGGACGGCTATTTAGACAGCGTGGAAGTGGTGAGTAAATCGTATCATGAGTTATTGCCTGAATTCCAAGATAATTCAAAGGCTTTACTCGTGCTTGACCCACCCTATGTTAGCACCGCGCAAGGCGCGTATCGCAAAGCTGGCTATTTTGGCATGGTTGAATTTTTACGCTTGATGAGATTGGTACGACCGCCGTTTGTGTTCTTCTCATCAACGCGGAGTGAACTGCTTGATTATTTGGATTTGATTGTGAATGAAAAGGCAGAAGGTTGGCAAAATTTACAGGATTATCAAAAAATTAGCGTTCACATTACAATGAACAAAACAGCGCATTACGAAGATAATATGATTTACAAATTTCAGGCTGCCTGA